The genome window ttttaaattgtttaacaCTTTTCTGTTAGAGTCTTATTCAGCATTTACTAAGCCTTGTGATATAAGCATAAATAATCCtctgatatttttaagaaatgctaGCTATCAAAGATTGTCACTGATTTCAGCTTCTCCAGGACTTATTTCCCACTTTGTCAAAATTTTCAGCTCAGTATTTAACCTCTTGCTCTTGTTTTGAGCTCTCAGAAGGATGTCTTGAAATGAGGCAATATTACTTCTGTGAAAAGCATACACAAGTCAGAGGGAGAACAATCAGGCTATGAAGTTATGTTGAATCTTTGGACATCCTGGGACCTGTTTAGTACTGAAGATAGGAATCTACATACAATCACCTTTTCTTGAAAACCAAGCAGGATTCCAGCTCAAACActaatttcagaaagaacatcGCATAGCTCTGTCCATGGCCCATCACTCTGGGGGTGCCGTAGATGAATAGATACTGTTTCTGTTAGATTTTGGTGATTCTGAGCATAAGTCTGCTGtatcatgtctttttttttcctgtgggagGAGGATTTCAATTCAGACCTCTTTCATTGCATCCTACTCTATCATCAGATTCACAGGGAAATTAGAAATGTAAGAGTTTGTGGGCCAGTTCCTGGAGATTAAGTTAACCTTCCTGCAAAAACCACAAATCAAgagtaataaaatgtaaaagctgTGAAGAATTTGAAGCAATTTTCTTACATTAAAGACGGagaatttttctggttttgactaGAACAAAGTGATTTCTTAATGAGAAACCTTGTTACTgatatatttacatttctaagGATGTAAATTTACAGTCTATCCATTCTAATATGGACAGTAGTGCACCGTTTTTAACAAATACGTTGTGTATTTAGAAAACAATCATATGTTTGTTGTGTTGAATAAACTATTACACAATACAAAATCTGATTTCTAGATTTGTTATGCAGAATCTTTCAGCAAAAAAGTTCTATTGATGCTTTAGCTGTGTAAATATATTGAAGCCATCATGCGAACCGTGAAATTGAGCAACTTAGAGGAGAGAAGAGTCTGTCTTTTCCCATCTGTTACTGGCAGGGTcaaaattaaaggagaaaatggaaaaaacacacCCATCTTCTACACAtaagaaactgcttttaaggAGAATGCAAGTGAATTTCTTTggattgttttcctctttatacATAGAACCCACCcattcccctcccctccctgcctgcccctcccCAAGGTCTTAACCgatattttttccagaagttaGCTGTTAGAGACaatacagtaacattttttttcctggtactTTCAAGCTGGAGGATATCTGGTTTGAGTGCTCTAATTCCGACTTTCATCTACTGAATGtatctgttattttaattgCCTTCCAATAGATATCCTGTATACTAATGAGCTGAGATTACTGTGAATCCCTTCATCTGTCCTGGgcaaggaataaaataaatgaggaagGAATTTTTGATTGCATAGGGAGTGTTTGTTCactacatttgtttttcttcctgaaatgtATAGCTTTACTTCTCTTCATCTGATGCGTACATCCCACCAAATATCTGATTTACGATGTTTCTAGGGTCGCATCTTCCGAGACCTCTCAATGCCTGAAGTGGGCCCAGCAGAGCGTTCTGCTTTGTATATTGCAATGATAGAAACTTTGGCCCTGTTGCACTCCTTTGATTTACAGTCATTGGGTCTCCAAGGATATGGTAGAGGACCAGGATACTGCAGAAGACAGGTACAGCTCTTCAAAAAATTCTCTTGTTTTGCCAGGTCTTTGAAGATTTATTTGATTTGCAAGCTAAATTGTTAATTATTAACTACTTGTAAAAGTAATCATATTTTAGCTATTAAACACCTTCGTGTATTTCAATTATTTGTGCACAGTATAAAGTTACTACTACATTCAGATCAATTCTGTAATGCTATACTCGGAGAATGGTATTAATTCGCTTTTGGAATAATATTAGATTTAGGCTATGTGAATAGGATTGAAGTAGAAAATAGAGGTGGTCTTCATTGCATCTTTTGGTCTCACAGTTCACATCTGCAAATGCAAAGGTACTGGGTTTTACTGAATTTACAGGTAACGTGGCAATAGTCAAAGTCCAGAAGCACACGCTTCAGAATTTTGGGCTCTTGAAAAACTTGTGAATCAGTTGGAAAATCCATTGAAGTGTTCGTATTTCTTTAGGTATCAACTTGGAAAAGACAGTATGATGCAGCTGCTCATACAGATATTCCTGCCATGAACAAGCTGGCTGAGTGGTTAGCAAACAACTTGCCACCTGATGATAATGAAGAAAGCCTGATTCATGGGGACTTTAGAATAGATAACATCATCTTCCACCCAACAGAGGTATTTGAAGCATGTTTGTATATGTTTAGTAGTTTTTGGTCCTCCATTTGTTTGTACTCCTGCTGTGTAATGAGACACACATGGGCATTTTAGTGCATGATATGTCTTTGAAAGGAACAGTAGAAAGCTTAACTCTTCTCTATACTCTGTGTATGGTGTTGAGGTGACTAATACAGTCCTGGTTTTCATTGCAGGAGCTAGTTACTCAACTGATTCATTAGCTCTCGCCCCTACTTCAAAGTccaggaacaaaatattttatatgcacaAATCCTATTGAATTCAGTGCAACTTAAGGACATACTGAAGGCTCACTTCATTAAACTGTATGAGCATTTGATGCAAAGCCCGTTGAAATCTGTGGTATGGCTTCACTTAACAACAATGGCTTTTGGAACAGGATCTGAATGCATGATATGTGATACTAgtggaagcaaagaaaaatctgccaAAGCTGATTATTTGGGGAGCTTATGTAGATCACAGAGACCCCTGAAAGTTCCTCATTCATCTTTagggaaacagattttttttttttttttttttttttttcccctagtttGCAGAAGTAACGTGTGTTACCTGTCTATTGACAtaattgcattttcattatttttgtccaTGATATTTGCTGTGTTGTGACCAGAAGATATGCCTGGGATTTGTAACCAAGACTCTGCAATGTCTGATTCACAACAGAGCAACAGATCCCAGGGATTCCCGCTGTTGTGCATAGTTTAGTTGCTAGACGCTGTTTGTAGGCTTAAATGTGGTGATTGACTCCCTGAGCAGTCTCAGGGACTCTCCCAGCTGTTCCTGAAGTAGTTGAAAGAATTGACCAAGCTGTATAtaggtaattttaaataatctgtGGAAACTGTTCCTGTATATGCAGGGATGACTGTGTAGGAAATCTTTTGCACATAGTTCAAGTAGCCGTGGATCATGAGTAGACTGGAGGGGTTGTTCAGGATGACAGGCCAGCTCGATTATAAGAATTCATCAGAATGACAGTTTGGGGAGTCTCAACCCATCCAGCTGAAGACACCATTGCATGGATGCTTGCAGCAGAGGCTCATGTCACTGTCTGGGCAGTGATTGACTGTCCTGTTTAGGCAATTCAGTTCTGCATGTAAGTGTTAATCTATGCATAATATTGTGATAAATTAGCGTTTTTAATGCATGGTCTGTGAGTATCTGTGCAAAAGGACTGTGCAACAATATCTGTGCAACAggactggaaacagaaaaaccccaactgtCAATACTACTGTTCTTTaggatattttatttcaatcatattttGACTAGAAGAGTTTAGAAGTTTCTGACAGGAAGAATGCTACTCAAAAAATGtagaatttaaaacagattttctttggaaaaatgcCTGGTTTTCTGCTACTATGTGAATGTTAATTTTCTGCAGATCCTTACATAGTGCTAAAAGGAACTGGTTTTGCTGTAGACAGGTACAGTGcgtgtttttaattttaaacatatagTAACTGCATAGAGCTGTTGGATGTTAAGTGGGTTGTGCATTTGTGGATGGGGAGAATTTATCTTCTAGCATTCActtgaggtttttatttttcttaaaggctCGTGTTTTGGCAGTGCTGGACTGGGAACTTTCGACTGCTGGTCATCCTTTAGCAGATTTAGCATATGCCACTATGTTCTACTTTTGGCCTACATCTAATAATGACTTTGGTCAAGGAACTGTCTTGGGTTTCAAAGACACCATAGGTATGaaactgtaatatttttgttgaaatgAATTCTAGGGTTGATTTCTATTTGATATGTTACCTTtataaacaacaataaaaagttaaattaataaCCACATCATTTTGCACTTGAACTTTTCCATAGTTTTTTTCGTCACTGTAGGCAACATGCTGATAGGTTTATGGTAGTCCTGTTTTAACAAGCTGTGGCTTAGCCACAGTATGTGACCTCTgtaaaagtttgttttgaaCCTTTCTTAGAGATAGTGGAAGAAAACtggaatttaaatgtaaatttatcatttatttaaaaaaaacaacaaaccacacacctccccccccctcccccccccccccccctccctgcatGGTGgtgaaattaattattaatttcctgACTGGAGTGGAGGTGAGGAGTGGTAGGAAGTGTTATGTGTATCTGGAATTCTGACAACTCCTATTTCCTTTCGGCTCTTCATATCACATTTAGGTCATGAGAAAAGATAAATCATGTTTTTGACTATGTAAATGGAATATCTCATAAAGCTGAAAAGCTGTTCAAATGTTTGAAGAATAAGGTggaaaaaatcatagaaaatgTTGagtattctaaaatattttgggtttttttttgtagaaactCCTTCATTTGAAGAACTGGTTTCCATTTACTGCCGCTGCCAGGGTGTTAGCACTACTTTAtccaactttaatttttttcttgctttgtcatattttaaaatggcagcaATATCCCAGGTAATACGCTCACATTTGCTGAAATGTCACATAATTTTATTATGAGTGTTTGTAGTTGGTAATACTTGTTCAAAATatgaataacattttaaaaattactggaaccattgtgtttcagtttgttccTTTAGAAGCAGTATCTTAGATGCTTATGACTGATAACTCTCTAAGATGGAATTCTTGctacataaaatacattgtgTTAGATATAGCTAACTTCTTAGGAAAGCAGGCTTTATgcaaaaatgtttatgtttttacaaagaaaaaaaaatggatatgTGGATTTTTCTTACTGATGTTCCAGTATGCAGGCAGTTTTGTCATTACCGTTTTGCACTCTCTGGCTAATTTAAATCCTGTGttacagagaaacaaagatcTTTCTAAGTTTCTGCAGCTCTCATGAAAGTAGGTAGCAGGATAGATAGATAAGATCCTGTTGCTGCCACCCACAGATGAAAAAGGGTGTGTTGTGAACTCAGCTTATTATGAGTATAGGAGACCAATCTTGAGATGTGATTCTGGCAGAAAATAAGTTTCCTTGATTCATTGTTAACAGAAGTAACAGTTTAATTAGATATTCAGCCATTGTAGGGCATAAGTATATTTTAATGAGTTGCAGCATGAGATCTGCATACCTAATGTGGGATAAGGTACCTGGTATTGATTTGGAGTAAGAGTGTGTATGTGGGTAGTTAATTATAATCACAAGTGTGTACTGTTGTTGGTTGGCTTAAGGGTAATGTGatggaaaaggacttaactgcaaggttcaagcaaatgacttgaacttcactcgcagacttaactgcaaggttcaagtaaatgatttatttgaacttcacttacagacttaacacgccactattgcaggttttacagatacaatggaggaatgcactattgcaattttttaaggcaagagtagtacattattacaaccacaagcgattcacagacaaccacaagcacacacgtgtttacaaacttaaagcataaacaatattcacttacccctccaggtaagggctctcaatcccagggaagttacctcAACCGGCGTCCCAATCAAGGGGGGGAAGtgtttccttcacaagccaactgtatagttggagaagtgactcccccatttccaacctgaatcttacagtttttatcccctgacttgtggaatggtgtgtatgactatgtctgagtggattatgatatatgcctgtgatgggttgaccctggctggttgccaggtgcccaccaaagccgttctatcactccccctcctcagctggacaggggagagaaaatataacaaagagcttgtgggtcgagataaggacaggagagatcactcatcacttaccgtcacgggcaaaacagactcaacttggggaaattaactcactttattacaaatcaaccagagtagggtaatgagaaaaaaaccgaatctcagaacaccttccctccacccctcccttcttcccgggcacaacttcactcccggcttctctaccaaccccccccagcggcacagggggaacggggatggggtttacggtcagttcatcacacgttgttttctgccgcttcatcctcctcagggggaggactcatcacactcttccctgctccaacgtggggtcccacccacgggagacagtcctccacgaacttctccaacgtgggcccttcccacgggctgcagttcttcacgaactgctccagcatgggtcctttccacggtgtgcagtccttcaggagcacactgctccagcgtgggtcccccacggggtcacaagtcctgccagaaaacctgctccgtgggctcctctctccacagatccgcaggtcctgccaggaacctgctccagcgcagggttcccacggggtcacagcctccttcgggaaacccacctgctccggcgtggggtcctccacggctacaggtggatatctgctccaccgtggacctccatggactgcagggggacagcctgcctcaccatggtcttcgccacgggccgcaggggaatctctgctccggcgcctggagcatctcctccccctccttcttcactgaccttggtgtccgcagagttgtttctcttacatgttctcactcctctctccggctgccgaatctgcctgtcccaacttttttttccttcttaaaaatgttatcacagaggcgttaccactatcgctgattggctcggccttggccggcggcgggtccgtctcagagctggtattggctttctcttgaacacaggggaagcttctagcagcttcttacagaagccacccctgtaacccccccccgctaccaaaaccttgccaacaaaaccaatacaatgCCTAAATgaattatgtatatctgagtggagtttccccttatctttcctttgttggtctgtgattgtttgaatacacaaggttgtcatttgaaactgaagctgaaaccctccaggttttgggtttttttaccttgcttcctcaggcaactgaatagtggttggattgagactcagggcatactatttgttaagggatttcaaggctcagttcaggttttggttctttgaatggtgcagccaccaccctgtttagtttagggcttatcagacaacccagggctaagctgtctacacagctccccatGAGTTGTCTCTGCAGAAGGACAGGGTCTCAAGGCAATCCAAGCCTGGGTCCCTTTTGTAACCACCCGTGAGTcacctgtgtgcactagacatggtgaaacttgTTTGCGAACTATGAGCTGGACAATCCACACAAAGAGGCTGAGCTCGCTTGCAGTAGtgcagacatttctttttttctttttttcctctactacTTTTTGTGATTTGCCTTTAGTTTGGTTTAGCTGgggtatgttttttttctcttgtgcacTCCTGTTTTCGGtttttgtggtggggtttttggccgcaggggtggctcctgtgagaagctgctagaagcttccctggctccaagtcggacccaccgctggccaaggctgagcccatcactgacagtggtagcgcctctgggagaacagatttaagaaggggaacctgcagcagaggaggggagtTGGATGTgaggaacacctatgcagagACCGAGGTCAGTGAAcgaggagggggaggaggtgaaaGAACCCgagctggagcagtttgtgagggactgcagcccgtgggagggaccccacactggagcagttcatggagaactgtctcccatgagAGGGACCCGACGCcggagcagggaaagagtgaggagtcctcctccccctgaggaggaaggagcggcagagacaaggtggtATGAGCGGACCCCAACCCCTATTCGTCGTCCCCCTGCGccaggaggtggagaaaaccgagagtggagttgagccgggaatgggccgggggggggaaggtgttctaaggtttggttttacttcttgttatccttgttttgatatGATTTGTAACAGATtaaattggggtttttttgcccaaGTCGAGTCTGGTTTTTacctgtgaccataagtggtgcatgatccctcccagtccttgtctgcacccacaagcttttcatcctattttttcctcatcccactgggaggaGTGAGCCAGTGGCTGCCTGGtcctttgttgctggctgggctgaaaccacgacaaccaAGCATCTCCAGTACATTAGAAAttgaacaaaaacaaaattaacatatCCCAGTAAAATCTGTCTGGTTgctaattttttccttttaagaataTGTGCATTTAAGTGTTACTTTGATAGTTGAAGAAATAATCAATTTAttaatcatttttaaatgcctaattATACAATATATGCCTTTCATTTGGTTTTAGGGTGTGTATGCTAGATATCTCATTGGAAATGCTTCTGCAGAGAACAGTCGTGAATTTGCTAAGATTGTGAAGCCTTTGGCAGAGAGAGGGTTAGAGCTCTCAAAAAGGTAAGAGTAGTCTAAACTGCTGGTCAAAGGCAAGGCAAAGCTTTTACAATGTCTTCACTTACTTAAATGCTGTATAAAGCAGTTTATATTATTATGAGGGAAAATCTGGTTTAGTAGTTATTGCACTGAACGTTCTTCTCTAGGTCATCTTTCAGCAGCACACACCACAGCATTTCTGGAGAGCTGTTCCATCAAAGTAGGAAAGGCCAAGAAATTTTGCTGAAGGTCAAGCAGTTCATGAAGCAGCACATATATCCAGCTGAGAAGGTAAAAACTTTTAGTAAACCTATttataaatgaacattttatgactagattttataaaaatgtaaaactatGTATAGAAGTCACgtcctcctgtttgtttttttgtttgtttgtttgtttcaaacaGCCGTATTTTCATGCAGTGATGTTTGTGGcattgaaaaatattaacagaaatcATTATAGTCTGCGTTAATTTTTTGCAGAATTAAAATGTTGTATGCATTGTTAATGAAAGCTAAgagttactttttaaagtttaagaACTACTCTTTTTAAGAAGAGTtactttttaaaggtatttgCCAAAATACTTCAACACTAACAAAAACCTAGAACTCTTATGTACTAAACAGAAAGATGCTTGGTTAAAAAATGGAATCGGCTGGTTTTAACCATACAAAGttgaatgtttctgtttcttgccttattttttttaagtgtgacTTTTATGACAAAATATGGATTCCATAATGTGTCAATGTAGCCTCATTCCTGAATATATCTAATACCAGCGAAGGTTTGAAATCAGATCACGAGAAATATCCACAGAAGTCCCTAATTAGTGGAAGGGAAAATGCGATGAAGCATTTTACTTCTTACCCTAGGGAGATTAGAAATTTTCTGCCTAGAAAGTTGGTTCAACTTTTAGCCTCATGAAAGCACAGGTGACTTTTGttgcagaatttgttttttttggctttttttttttttttttttgtagtcagGCAGAAACGCAAAGAACATATTAGTCTAAAAGATTTGTGAATGCATCCGCTTATCGCAAGGAGGGGTTGAGAGCAGAAACTCTTGATGTGCAAAGTTTCTTAGAAGTCTGTCTAGTTTTGGATTGTCCAAGGAAGCCTTGCAATAATTAAAgtacttgctttaaaaaaaaacaaaaaaacaaccacaaacaAGCCATGCAAGGCAAGTTTTGCAGTTGAGTACTGTTGTGCTTGTAAGTTATTTCTGGTAACAGGGATTGTGAATCAGGACTTGTAAATTCTACTTTGAAATTTGTCTTATTGTGTGTTTTTTCAGAAGAGGGCACTACTTCTACTCATTCTAAAACTAGTTCTGGACCAGCTTTGAAGTGCTGTGCCTCTCTAAAACACGCTTGTGAAAATACTAGCATTATTGAATACAGAGTTTTACTTAGTACTAGGCACTGGTGCTCGGAATGACTGCTTACATAATCTATTAAGGAATTATTttgacaggaaaagaaaatgtattcattgcagtttttttctcagttaaaaaaagattaactgGCTTATATATCTGAATGTTGTGACGGGAAACCTGAATCTTAAGTGTCAGTACGTCAggcttttatttgttgttttaattctgGGTTCATGCCTCTTGTGCGTGCTGTTGGTAACAGTTACTTGTATCATCAGAAAACACTGGCCTTCTACCGTCATCATCACATACTTTAAACCACCGCAAATCATCTCCCTGTATGAAATAAGGTACTGATTGGGGTCATCTCCATGACACATTTAAAGTCTTGCAATATGAACAGATTgcagtttgatttttcagttatatttttaattgtataatGCAACCAACTGCATAATAAAAACCtgtgctgaatattttttttattggtttctTGGTGTGTAGCACTGGAAAAGACACCTTATTATTACTTGTGTATATTACATGTGTTCTTAATTTAAACAGcatctttttaattgtttctctaaggaaataataaaatactatgCTGGACATGCAAATACtgaggaaaaatggaagaaaccACCACTGCTTGAGAGACTGAAGGTATGGGATAATAAATATTcttgaatatttaaaactttactCTAGCAGTAAAAGAAACAGGCGCTGACATACAGTGTAAGAATGTTTGGTGTATCCTGTTGGAGAAGTTACTCTGCATGGAAGGAAACAGTGTGAAgaacagtgaaaggaaagaaagtgtgCAAAAGGAGGTGAGAGATACGAatgaggagaaaagcaaaagtgagTTCTCTGAGGGGTATGTCTGAACTTTAAGTCAAAAACTACCTATTGAAAATAGCTATAGAAACAAGGCATTGGATACATTGGACAGTATGTtaggcaggaaggaagaaaatgggcAGGAAGccagaatttaaattttttgtttttttaaagttttattgctaatgtttttctctgattcttttAACAGGAAATGGCCAAAGTAGAAGGTCTGTGGAACCTTTTTCTCCCAGATGTCAGTGGTCTCAGCCAGCTTGACTACGCGCTAATAGCTGAGGAGACGGGGAAATGCCTCTTTGCTCCTGAGGTTTTCAACTGTCATGCACCAGGTTAGCACCCCTGTCCCATAACTACAACACTGAGAGCATTAAAAAGTTGGGCATCTTAAGCCTTACGAGTTGTGTGTCTCAAGGAGTAAACATGACTACTGATTTCTTACAGACACTGGAAACATGGAGGTCCTGCATATGTATGGGActgaagagcaaaagaaagagtGGCTGGAGCCTCTCCTAGAAGGGAAGATTAGTTCTTGCTTCTGCATGACAGGTAAATTTTTCTCCACAAGAGAGTTAGAGGCAATTGGCAGAAATTTCGCATGGCATATGCAAAAAGTACAAAACTACAAGTTGTTATGTGTTAATGAACTAATGAAGAAATTTCCACTGTATCTGTGAATGTGTTTGAATATGAAATGATCTATGAGGTGTGAATGCAAAGTGAAGCACCCTTGCTGCCCTTCCCTGATAGTTACCATTTCTCATGTTTACAATAATTAGTATTTGCTTTCCGTATACTTTTCGGTTTACTTTTAGTActagtaaaatacattttattgtaCCAAACAGGTTTACAATAAAACTTACCCTTTTTTGTAATGTGCTTTGGGTTCTCTAGGAACATACAATTAGATACAAGTATGATGATTGTGATTAAAGTTGTGTAGTTTTGCTGTATGTAGGCAGAGGTTTTAAGACATAACCTGAAGATAACTTGCAAAACATACGATGCACTTGCTTTATGTCTGTAGCTCAgcattatattaatttttgctCTTGCAAAATGCTTGTGGCATTCAGCATTTCTGGAAGGCCTGGCTCTTGAAATAGGCAGGTAGCTTTTGAACATGTGATGTTAAAATCTTGATCTTCCTGTGTCAGCAGGAGTTGAGGGAACTAAGCCTTGCAGAGCTGGACCCTTATTTTGCAAATTCTGTTTTACTGTGTTCCTCAAGAGGAAAAtggtgcttttgttttaaagaagatgGCCTATAAAAGAAGTTAAGGgtgaaaggagagaggaggaatcTTTCCTGTTCCAAACAATCATTGAGGACATTTTGCTGGCAACTTTGTGTAACCTATTTCATAAACCATCACAAAAGTAgtttaaatatctttattttcacTTGAGAAGAgcctagggggaaaaaaggcaaaggagagATATGACTGTAATCTATAAGTATATTGGAAGGgggaaggatttaaaaacatcagggaaggaagaaggctGTTGACTGTAAAAGGGTAGTCTGAGCCCAAGAACAAGGAACTTTAAACTGGCTATGGATAACAGGTtgttggaaaagagaaaagcctgTGACCGCCAGCAGAGTGAGgttctgaaaacagcttttcttctgggaGCAAAACAGTGTCACTGTCAATAGAGTATATCCAGATCCCTATATTTGTGGAGGTAGTACTTACTACCTGTATATTTATTCCagtggttggtttttggttttttctttaacacaGAACCTGATGTGGCTTCAAGTGATGCCACCAATATGCAATGCAGCATTGAGCGAGATGGAAACAGTTATGTGATCAATGGCAAGAAGTGGTGGAGCAGTGGTAAGTACGGAAACCCTAAATAAGAATGGCTAAGTCTAAAATTCTTTCCAAGaactgataaaaatatttgtgctccATTTCTGAGATGGAAAATTATCTCTTCTTGAATAAAGGCAATAGAATGTAAAGCAATGGAAAGAGCTGAATCGAGCTTTTGTTGTATGAAGAAAAGTCCAAGACTCAAATCCAGTTTGGGGTTTGGAGTTCCTTTTTGGAACCTCTGAATTTCGTTCACAGAATGAATGCTACTATTGTTCTTTAAACGTTACCTCTTCCCATCAGGTAACTTACACGTTTATGGCCGTAGCctttaaactttgtttttatgAAGCTGTC of Aquila chrysaetos chrysaetos chromosome 3, bAquChr1.4, whole genome shotgun sequence contains these proteins:
- the ACAD11 gene encoding acyl-CoA dehydrogenase family member 11 — encoded protein: MAGEPGSSEVRRWHRFDQGSLERYLCGRLAGFPRQPAGPLAVRQYSSGQSNPTFYLQKGGQAYVLRKKPHGPLLPRAHKIDREYRVQKALFSAGFPVPEPLLYCSDVSIIGTEFYVMQHVQGRIFRDLSMPEVGPAERSALYIAMIETLALLHSFDLQSLGLQGYGRGPGYCRRQVSTWKRQYDAAAHTDIPAMNKLAEWLANNLPPDDNEESLIHGDFRIDNIIFHPTEARVLAVLDWELSTAGHPLADLAYATMFYFWPTSNNDFGQGTVLGFKDTIETPSFEELVSIYCRCQGVSTTLSNFNFFLALSYFKMAAISQGVYARYLIGNASAENSREFAKIVKPLAERGLELSKRSSFSSTHHSISGELFHQSRKGQEILLKVKQFMKQHIYPAEKEIIKYYAGHANTEEKWKKPPLLERLKEMAKVEGLWNLFLPDVSGLSQLDYALIAEETGKCLFAPEVFNCHAPDTGNMEVLHMYGTEEQKKEWLEPLLEGKISSCFCMTEPDVASSDATNMQCSIERDGNSYVINGKKWWSSGAGNPNCKVAIVMGKTKNSSASRYKQHSMIIVPMDTPGLKLIRPLSVFGYLDEIHGGHFEIHFNDVRVPVSNIILGEGRGFEIAQGRLGPGRIHHCMRSLGAAETALQIMCQRAAQRETFGKKLYHHEVVAHWIAECRLSIEQARLLTLKTASKLDMLGNRKARKEVAMTKVAVPRAVLKVIDCAIQVCGGAGVSQDFPLASMFAYIRTLRLADGPDEVHLSTIARWELLDQSKQLTAKI